GGTGGAATTCACTTCCCTATCAATTAGTGGATTTTTAAGCGATGAAAACCAAGTGGTGGGAAAATCTTAGTCTTCCAGGACGGAGACGCCCGGCAGAGTCTTACCCTCGAGGAACTCCAGCGAAGCGCCACCACCGGTGGAGATGTGGCTGAAACCTTCCTCGTTCAATCCCAGGGTACGTACTGCCGCTGCGGAGTCGCCGCCACCGACGACGGAGAAGCAACCGTTGTTAGTGGTGGCATCGATGATGGCCTGTGCAACCTCGCGGGTGCCAGCTGCGAAAGCCTCCATCTCGAACACGCCCATCGGGCCGTTCCAGAACACAGTCTTGGACTCAGCCAGCACCTTGCCGAATGCCTCAGCGGAAGCCGGTCCGATGTCCAGGCCCATCCAGCCTTCCGGAATCTCGGTGGCGTCTACAACCTTGTTTTCAGTGTCTGCTGCGAACTTGTCGGCCACGACTACGTCGGTTGGCAGAACAATCTTGTCGCCGTAGCGGTCCAGCAAATCCTTACAGGTGTCAATCATCTCTTCCTGCAGCAGGGATGCGCCAACGGCGTAGCCCTTGGCAGCCAGGAAGGTGAAGCACATGCCGCCGCCGATGACCAGGGAGTCAACCTTCGGCGCGAGAGCCTCAATAACACCCAGTTTGTCGGAAACCTTGGAGCCGCCGAGCACGACGGTGTACGGCTTTTCCGGGGTCTCTGCAACCTTGCGCAGAACCTCAAGCTCAGCCTGAACCAGGTTGCCGGCGTAGTGCGGCAGCTTCTTCGCGACATCGAAGACGGAAGCCTGGGCGCGGTGAACAACACCGAAACCGTCAGAGACAAATGCACCGTCCGGAACAAGTGCAGCCAGCTCGGCTGCGAACTCGGCGCGCTCTGCCTCGTCCTTGGAGGTCTCGCGCGGATCGAAGCGGACGTTCTCCAACAGAAGTACATCGCCCTCGGTCAAACCATTAGCGCGCTCGTGCGCGTCCTCACCGGAGACATCACCGGCGAGCGCGACGTACTGCTCCAGACGCTCAGAGAGAGCCTCAGCGACCGGGGCCAGGGAGAACTCGGACTTAACCTCGCCCTTCGGGCGACCCAGGTGAGCCATAACAACGACCTTGGCACCGGCGTCGACAAGAGCGGACAGAGTGGGCAGCGAAGCATCGATTCGACCCGGATCGGTGATTACGCCGTCCTTCAGCGGAACGTTAAAGTCGGAGCGGACGAGGACGTAACGGCCTTCAATACCTTCGTTGATCAGGTCTTTGACAGTCTTAACAGTCATCTCAATGAAATCCTTGTGAAAGTGTGTAAAAAACGGGCCGTGGGTGGCGTGCCCTACTCAGGCACAACCACCCCGGCCCGTTCGGGGTCTGGGATTAACCAGGTGTGTTATTAGAGGCGCTCACCGACGTAGACAGCCAGGTCGACGAGGCGGTTGGAGTAGCCCCACTCGTTGTCGTACCAGGAGACAACCTTGACCTGATCGCCGATGACCTTGGTCAGCGGTGCGTCGAAGATCGAGGAACGCGGGTCGCCCTCGATGTCCTTGGAAACGATTGGATCCTCGTTGTAGCCCAGAACACCCTTGAGCTCGCCCTCAGCAGCTTCCTTGATGGCAGCGTTGACGGACTCGACGGTGACCTCGTTCTTAGCAGTGAAGGTCAGGTCGGTGACAGAGCCGGTCGGGGTCGGAACACGCAGTGCGTAGCCGTCCAGCAGGCCCTTGAGCTGCGGCAGAACCAGAGCAACTGCCTTTGCAGCGCCGGTGGAGGTCGGAACAATGTTCAGAGCAGCAGCGCGAGCGCGACGCAGGTCCTTGTGCGGAGCGTCGTGCAGGCGCTGGTCACCGGTGTATGCGTGGATGGTGGTCATGAGACCGCGCTCGATGCCGAACTTGTCGTCCAGAACCTTAGCCATCGGAGCCAGGCAGTTGGTGGTGCAAGAAGCGTTCGAAATGATGTTGTGCTTCTCCGGGTCGTAGTCAGTGTGGTTGACGCCGACAACGAAGGTTGCGTCTTCGTTCTTAGCCGGAGCGGAGATGATGACCTTCTTGGCGCCAGCCTCGATGTGAGCCTTGGCAGCGTTGGCATCGGTGAAGAAACCGGTGGACTCAATGACGATGTCGACCTTGTGCTCGCCCCACGGCAGGTCCTTCGGGTCGCGCTCAGCGTATGCGGCGATGCGCTTGCCGTTGACGGTGAGGGACTCATCGTCGTAGGTGACCTCTGCGTCAAGCTTGCCCATGATGGAGTCGTACTTGAGCAGGTGAGCCAGGGTCTTGTTATCAGTGAGGTCGTTTACAGCAACGACTTCCAGGTCAGCGCCCGCAGCGAGCAGGGAGCGAAAGAAGTTGCGGCCAATGCGACCAAAACCGTTAATACCTACACGAACCGTCACAATAATCTCCTTAATGGATTGGCGAATCGATGCCACTTGTCAGGGCGCTGATTGCGCTCCAACAGGTTCACTACAGAAGTGTACGTTGGGTTTTTCATTCGCGCAGCGATGCTTTGGCGCAAAAATCCCAAATAAACGGAGATTCATCCAAATTTCCGCACCTGACTAGGCATAACAGGTGCTTTACTCGTCAACTTCTTTGTCAAAAAGTTCGTCTGTAACGACTGCAGTTGTGGGGGGAATTCCGAGTTCGTTTGCTCTTTTGTCCGCCATGGAGAGCAAACGCCGGATGCGTCCTGCGACTGCGTCTTTGGTCATTGGCGGATTGGCTAGCTGTCCAAGTTCTTCTAATGATGCCTGCTTGTGCTCGATGCGCAGCTGTCCTGCAGACACCAAGTGATCTGGTACATCGTCGCCGAGAATCTCTAGAGCGCGTTCTACTCGTGCTGCCGCAATAACGGCCGCACGAGCTGAGCGCCGCAGGTTGGCATCGTCGAAGTTTGCCAAGCGGGTGGCCGTAGCTCGCACTTCACGACGCATTCGCTGTTCTTCCCATTGCAGGCGAGTAGTCTGGGCTCCCATTCGCGTGAGGAGCGCACCAATCGCATCGCCCTCCCGGATGATAACTCGATCGCCACTGCGGGACTTATTTTCCTTGCTCTTAGCCGTAATTCCGAGCCTACGAGCACATCCCACCAATGCGAGTGCCGCTTCAGCTGAAGGAGCAGTGACTTCCAAAGCTGAGGAACGCCCAGGCTCAGTCAGTGAACCATGTGCCAAAAATGCACCCCGCCATGCAGCTTCCTGATCAATCTTCTGCCCCATGATCAGCTTGCGTGGTAGCCCACGTACGGGATGTCCTGCAGAGTCAATCAGGCCAGTTTGCCTAACGACAAGTTCCGCGCCATCGGTTACCCGCACGATGTACTTCGAGGTCTTTCGCAACCCACCGGGAGACAAGACAT
The nucleotide sequence above comes from Corynebacterium amycolatum. Encoded proteins:
- the gap gene encoding type I glyceraldehyde-3-phosphate dehydrogenase, with the translated sequence MTVRVGINGFGRIGRNFFRSLLAAGADLEVVAVNDLTDNKTLAHLLKYDSIMGKLDAEVTYDDESLTVNGKRIAAYAERDPKDLPWGEHKVDIVIESTGFFTDANAAKAHIEAGAKKVIISAPAKNEDATFVVGVNHTDYDPEKHNIISNASCTTNCLAPMAKVLDDKFGIERGLMTTIHAYTGDQRLHDAPHKDLRRARAAALNIVPTSTGAAKAVALVLPQLKGLLDGYALRVPTPTGSVTDLTFTAKNEVTVESVNAAIKEAAEGELKGVLGYNEDPIVSKDIEGDPRSSIFDAPLTKVIGDQVKVVSWYDNEWGYSNRLVDLAVYVGERL
- the whiA gene encoding DNA-binding protein WhiA produces the protein MALTAKVKDELARVSVSQESAQAAEIATLFRFAGGLHLVAGSIVLEAELDSGAVARRLRSMLAELYDVKASLNVLSPGGLRKTSKYIVRVTDGAELVVRQTGLIDSAGHPVRGLPRKLIMGQKIDQEAAWRGAFLAHGSLTEPGRSSALEVTAPSAEAALALVGCARRLGITAKSKENKSRSGDRVIIREGDAIGALLTRMGAQTTRLQWEEQRMRREVRATATRLANFDDANLRRSARAAVIAAARVERALEILGDDVPDHLVSAGQLRIEHKQASLEELGQLANPPMTKDAVAGRIRRLLSMADKRANELGIPPTTAVVTDELFDKEVDE
- a CDS encoding phosphoglycerate kinase, producing the protein MTVKTVKDLINEGIEGRYVLVRSDFNVPLKDGVITDPGRIDASLPTLSALVDAGAKVVVMAHLGRPKGEVKSEFSLAPVAEALSERLEQYVALAGDVSGEDAHERANGLTEGDVLLLENVRFDPRETSKDEAERAEFAAELAALVPDGAFVSDGFGVVHRAQASVFDVAKKLPHYAGNLVQAELEVLRKVAETPEKPYTVVLGGSKVSDKLGVIEALAPKVDSLVIGGGMCFTFLAAKGYAVGASLLQEEMIDTCKDLLDRYGDKIVLPTDVVVADKFAADTENKVVDATEIPEGWMGLDIGPASAEAFGKVLAESKTVFWNGPMGVFEMEAFAAGTREVAQAIIDATTNNGCFSVVGGGDSAAAVRTLGLNEEGFSHISTGGGASLEFLEGKTLPGVSVLED